A portion of the Jaculus jaculus isolate mJacJac1 chromosome 5, mJacJac1.mat.Y.cur, whole genome shotgun sequence genome contains these proteins:
- the Marchf2 gene encoding E3 ubiquitin-protein ligase MARCHF2 isoform X1 → MTTGDCCHLPGSLCDCSGSPAFSKVVESTGLGPPQYVAQVTSRDGRLLSTVIRALDTPSDCPFCRICHEGANGESLLSPCGCTGTLGAVHKSCLEKWLSSSNTSYCELCHTEFAVEKRPRPLTEWLKDPGPRTEKRTLCCDMVCFLFITPLAAISGWLCLRGAQDHLRLHSQLEAVGLIALTIALFTIYILWTLVSFRYHCQLYSEWRKTNQKVRLKIRETDGYGDPHHSPLAAGLLKKVTEETPV, encoded by the exons ATGACGACAGGTGATTGCTGCCACCTCCCAGGATCCCTATGTGACTGTTCTGGTAGCCCCGCCTTCTCCAAGGTTGTGGAGTCTACAGGCCTTGGGCCACCCCAGTATGTAGCACAGGTGACTTCAAGAGATGGTCGACTGCTCTCAACTGTCATCCGAGCCTTGGATACACCAAG TGACTGTCCCTTCTGCCGGATCTGCCATGAGGGAGCCAATGGGGAGAGCTTGCTGTCGCCCTGTGGCTGCACTGGCACACTGGGAGCTGTGCACAAGAGctgcctggagaaatggctttccTCTTCCAACACCAGCTACTGTGAGCTGTGCCACACTGAGTTTGCAGTGGAAAAGCGGCCTAGGCCTCTCACAGAG tggctgaaggaccctGGGCCCCGAACAGAGAAACGGACCTTGTGCTGTGACATGGTATGCTTCCTGTTCATCACACCACTGGCTGCcatctcaggctggctgtgcCTGCGTGGAGCCCAGGACCACCTACGCCTCCATAGCCAGCTGGAGGCTGTGGGGCTCATAGCTCTCACCATCGCCCTGTTCACCATCTATATCCTCTGGACTCTG GTCTCTTTCCGCTACCATTGCCAGCTGTACTCTGAGTGGAGAAAGACCAATCAGAAAGTTCGCCTGAAGATCCGGGAAACAGATGGCTATGGGGACCCCCACCATTCCCCTCTGGCTGCTGGACTCTTGAAAAAGGTGACAGAGGAGACGCCTGTGTGA
- the Marchf2 gene encoding E3 ubiquitin-protein ligase MARCHF2 isoform X2, with translation MTTGDCCHLPGSLCDCSGSPAFSKVVESTGLGPPQYVAQVTSRDGRLLSTVIRALDTPSDCPFCRICHEGANGESLLSPCGCTGTLGAVHKSCLEKWLSSSNTSYCELCHTEFAVEKRPRPLTEWLKDPGPRTEKRTLCCDMVCFLFITPLAAISGWLCLRGAQDHLRLHSQLEAVGLIALTIALFTIYILWTLDCPRRSLSATIASCTLSGERPIRKFA, from the exons ATGACGACAGGTGATTGCTGCCACCTCCCAGGATCCCTATGTGACTGTTCTGGTAGCCCCGCCTTCTCCAAGGTTGTGGAGTCTACAGGCCTTGGGCCACCCCAGTATGTAGCACAGGTGACTTCAAGAGATGGTCGACTGCTCTCAACTGTCATCCGAGCCTTGGATACACCAAG TGACTGTCCCTTCTGCCGGATCTGCCATGAGGGAGCCAATGGGGAGAGCTTGCTGTCGCCCTGTGGCTGCACTGGCACACTGGGAGCTGTGCACAAGAGctgcctggagaaatggctttccTCTTCCAACACCAGCTACTGTGAGCTGTGCCACACTGAGTTTGCAGTGGAAAAGCGGCCTAGGCCTCTCACAGAG tggctgaaggaccctGGGCCCCGAACAGAGAAACGGACCTTGTGCTGTGACATGGTATGCTTCCTGTTCATCACACCACTGGCTGCcatctcaggctggctgtgcCTGCGTGGAGCCCAGGACCACCTACGCCTCCATAGCCAGCTGGAGGCTGTGGGGCTCATAGCTCTCACCATCGCCCTGTTCACCATCTATATCCTCTGGACTCTG GACTGCCCCCGCAGGTCTCTTTCCGCTACCATTGCCAGCTGTACTCTGAGTGGAGAAAGACCAATCAGAAAGTTCGCCTGA